A window of Hymenobacter aerilatus contains these coding sequences:
- the porW gene encoding type IX secretion system periplasmic lipoprotein PorW/SprE: MTTLLPFRLPTALVGCLLSGALLTACSSENRSLVGHAYDNVVARDNAYFLAREKMRAVEADLYKARVNDYNHVLSLFPTPDEATATRLAADLDDIIKKASLPIQHRPGSDWTDDAYLLVGKARFYKMEFEDAVKTFRFINTTSPDINTRHAALIWLMRSFLAMKEYESAAAVSSVLEREEGTPANAKDLFLTRADYYLAMNEPQRAIDNLERAVPLVEPKNEQSRTRYILAQLYQQAGENKKSYAELNQILKRNPPYELDFYSKLLLGQVSELEQEDRTRLDKYFAKLLRNPNNKEYRDKIYYEMARLNYRQQRYPEALALLQQSARAGGSNRAQKGYTQLLAGRIYYDNLQKYRAAAAYYDSAVQAMPREVPEYAVTAERSEVLQQFAQQITIVETQDSLQALAKLSPADLDTRLNVYAQAELDTRREAEVRAKRAAEAQNRLQTATGLSPERSGNVGTDPDLFASTSTGAGWYFDNPTSMSTARADFLRKWGNRPLQDNWRIVTQASNAPVNDQNGGAPAAAVVAGTATVVNGAQLGAAPTAAPTPEAQLQTLVTQYRQSIPLTEPQLQTSQLQVEEALFALGAIYRLQLQEPTSAIETYEQLLTRFPTTKHAPEAYYSLYLLYKDQKDQKAEVYAKKLQAQFPNSSYAKLVADPEYLRRVSVTNEKMGVQLDSAFAQYKRQAFVQASATLAQARKQYPDTDLNDRAAYLNTLLTIRTQTPPTAKAAVEKFIKDYPESPLVSEATTLQASYQKYEAGQLPGALASTDKPIVSNFRPGEVDTRPRAYYQAKVPVAPVEVYRPERPAPTPAPATVPTSAATPALPTGTSNPVPAPSSSVPTPVPGQASTPGTVAPPTAGTTPATTAAEPVKPATPYSVAPASTHAIALVFSADATLLSELPKQLEAYNGRFYRAKNLVVQSEALGNAQVLVVVNSLPTLKEAQSYALKLRGPQSPLSKLRGAGYQTVVISTENLPLLRQTKNLDEYQQFYDNNFR, encoded by the coding sequence GAGAACCGCTCGCTGGTGGGCCATGCCTACGACAACGTAGTGGCCCGCGACAACGCGTATTTTCTGGCGCGGGAAAAGATGCGTGCCGTGGAGGCAGATCTGTACAAGGCTCGCGTGAATGACTACAACCACGTGCTGTCGTTGTTTCCTACCCCCGACGAAGCTACAGCCACGCGCCTGGCCGCTGACCTCGACGACATCATTAAGAAGGCCTCCCTACCCATCCAGCACCGCCCCGGCAGCGACTGGACCGACGATGCCTACCTGCTGGTGGGCAAAGCGCGCTTTTATAAGATGGAGTTTGAGGATGCGGTGAAAACGTTCCGCTTCATCAATACCACCAGTCCGGACATCAATACGCGACACGCAGCCCTGATTTGGCTGATGCGCTCCTTTTTGGCAATGAAGGAGTATGAAAGTGCCGCCGCCGTTTCGTCGGTTCTAGAGCGGGAAGAAGGTACACCGGCGAATGCCAAAGACCTGTTTCTGACCCGCGCCGATTATTACTTGGCGATGAACGAGCCACAACGGGCTATCGATAACCTGGAGCGGGCGGTACCTCTGGTTGAGCCAAAGAACGAGCAGTCGCGCACGCGTTACATTCTGGCCCAACTCTATCAGCAGGCAGGCGAAAACAAAAAGTCCTATGCTGAGCTGAATCAGATTTTAAAGCGCAACCCGCCCTACGAGCTGGATTTCTACTCCAAACTGTTGCTGGGCCAGGTATCGGAGTTGGAACAAGAAGATCGGACGCGGCTGGATAAATACTTTGCCAAGCTCCTCCGCAATCCTAATAACAAGGAGTATCGGGATAAGATCTACTACGAGATGGCGCGCCTCAATTACCGGCAGCAGCGCTACCCCGAGGCCTTGGCACTTTTACAGCAATCGGCTAGGGCTGGGGGTAGCAACCGGGCACAGAAGGGCTACACGCAGTTGCTCGCTGGGCGTATTTATTACGACAACCTGCAGAAATACCGTGCTGCCGCGGCCTACTATGATAGTGCTGTGCAGGCCATGCCCCGCGAAGTACCCGAATATGCCGTGACGGCTGAACGCAGCGAAGTGCTGCAACAGTTTGCCCAACAGATTACTATCGTAGAAACGCAGGACAGCCTGCAAGCCTTGGCCAAGCTTTCGCCGGCGGATCTCGACACTCGCCTAAATGTCTACGCCCAAGCGGAGCTGGACACGCGGCGCGAGGCAGAAGTACGCGCCAAACGGGCAGCGGAAGCACAGAACAGACTGCAAACAGCTACTGGCCTTAGTCCTGAGCGGTCTGGCAATGTAGGCACCGACCCTGATTTATTTGCCAGTACTAGCACTGGCGCGGGCTGGTATTTCGACAACCCTACTTCCATGAGTACTGCCCGTGCCGATTTCTTGCGGAAGTGGGGCAACCGACCATTGCAAGACAACTGGCGCATTGTAACGCAAGCCAGCAACGCTCCTGTGAATGACCAAAACGGGGGCGCACCGGCTGCAGCAGTAGTTGCGGGCACCGCTACCGTTGTGAATGGTGCTCAATTGGGCGCAGCACCAACAGCCGCGCCTACCCCAGAAGCTCAGTTGCAAACGCTGGTAACGCAATACCGCCAGAGCATTCCGCTCACCGAGCCGCAATTGCAAACCTCACAGTTGCAGGTAGAGGAAGCTTTGTTCGCGCTGGGAGCCATTTACCGCTTGCAGTTGCAGGAGCCCACTAGCGCTATCGAAACTTACGAACAACTACTAACACGCTTCCCAACTACCAAGCACGCACCCGAGGCATACTACAGCCTATATCTATTATATAAAGATCAGAAAGACCAAAAGGCCGAGGTATACGCGAAGAAGCTGCAGGCGCAGTTCCCCAATTCATCGTATGCCAAGTTGGTAGCAGATCCGGAATATTTGCGGCGTGTATCTGTCACCAATGAGAAAATGGGGGTGCAGCTAGACTCCGCATTTGCGCAGTATAAGCGGCAAGCTTTCGTGCAAGCGTCAGCTACTCTAGCTCAGGCCCGCAAACAGTATCCCGACACCGACCTCAACGACCGGGCAGCTTACCTGAACACGTTGCTCACCATCCGGACTCAAACGCCACCTACCGCCAAAGCAGCGGTGGAAAAGTTCATCAAGGATTACCCGGAAAGTCCGCTGGTAAGTGAAGCTACTACTTTGCAGGCATCGTATCAGAAGTATGAGGCGGGACAGCTACCGGGCGCACTAGCCAGCACCGACAAGCCAATTGTTTCTAATTTCAGGCCTGGCGAGGTAGATACCAGACCACGAGCGTACTACCAGGCCAAAGTACCCGTGGCGCCGGTAGAGGTGTACCGACCAGAGCGCCCGGCACCTACACCAGCGCCTGCGACAGTGCCTACCTCAGCTGCTACTCCTGCCTTACCAACTGGTACCTCCAATCCTGTACCAGCCCCGTCATCATCAGTACCTACGCCAGTCCCCGGTCAAGCATCTACCCCAGGTACTGTGGCGCCTCCTACTGCCGGCACTACTCCTGCGACTACGGCAGCAGAGCCGGTCAAACCGGCTACCCCCTATAGTGTTGCCCCTGCTTCTACGCACGCTATAGCATTGGTTTTTTCAGCCGATGCTACCCTACTCTCGGAGCTACCCAAACAGCTAGAGGCGTACAACGGCCGTTTCTACCGCGCCAAAAATCTAGTGGTGCAGTCTGAAGCACTGGGCAATGCACAGGTATTGGTGGTTGTGAACAGCTTGCCTACCCTGAAGGAAGCTCAGAGCTACGCACTTAAACTACGCGGCCCGCAGTCCCCCTTAAGCAAGTTGCGCGGCGCAGGCTACCAGACTGTTGTGATTAGCACAGAAAACCTGCCACTGCTGCGCCAAACCAAGAACCTGGATGAATACCAGCAGTTTTACGACAACAATTTCCGCTAA